A genome region from Fusarium musae strain F31 chromosome 5, whole genome shotgun sequence includes the following:
- a CDS encoding hypothetical protein (EggNog:ENOG41~MEROPS:MER0030934) has product MPEQPSAPQALLDNQTSDPIVKTESGDVRGSIVDKVHVFKGVPFAAPPFGPNYLRPPQPPEHWTGVRDTLSFGPKCPQVPYPPGIAEGLAELVGTGEDCLTLNVWTPSLGTSGLPVMVWIPGGMFEFHATGAVAYYDGSRFARDGVVCVTINYRVGAQGFLYLDNGTPNLGLLDQIAALEWVQENITAFGGDPSKVTIFGESAGAMSVATLMAIPKAKGLFHRAIVQSGSNPKLNSVATARRIARRLAEILGVEAKWDVIQAIPSDQILHAQAQLRDELTTCPDPAFWGEVALSFIPWAPTIDGDIIPVHPIDAIRAGASTDTDLLIGSNTEETRLFLVPDGSIDRITEEMLSMIAGMYGLAPEGLDAYRELHPGVSTGELFSAIQTDWFWRIPAIRFADTHELAARSLTYMYEFAWQSPQMGGRLGASHSLEIPFVFDTLGLGTEPLLGPAPMQELADTMHRAWVAFATTGDVGWPKYDPRRRSTMHFDTASRTVDNPLDKKLKIWDSVH; this is encoded by the coding sequence ATGCCGGAACAACCTTCCGCACCGCAAGCTCTCCTCGACAATCAGACCTCAGATCCAATCGTCAAAACGGAGTCGGGCGACGTTCGGGGCAGTATTGTTGACAAGGTCCATGTGTTTAAAGGGGTGCCATTTGCTGCACCGCCTTTCGGGCCCAACTACCTCCGTCCTCCGCAGCCGCCAGAACATTGGACTGGCGTGCGCGACACGCTAAGCTTCGGGCCCAAGTGTCCGCAGGTCCCCTATCCGCCGGGCATCGCTGAGGGCCTCGCAGAGCTAGTCGGCACTGGTGAAGACTGCCTGACACTCAACGTCTGGACACCTAGCCTCGGCACCTCAGGACTGCCAGTAATGGTTTGGATTCCCGGTGGTATGTTTGAATTCCATGCCACTGGTGCTGTAGCCTACTACGATGGTAGTAGGTTTGCCCGCGACGGCGTTGTGTGTGTCACCATTAATTACCGGGTGGGTGCCCAAGGATTTCTCTATCTAGACAATGGCACCCCCAACCTTGGCCTACTTGACCAAATCGCCGCTCTCGAATGGGTGCAGGAGAACATAACCGCATTCGGCGGAGACCCCAGCAAGGTCACTATCTTCGGGGAGTCGGCTGGTGCCATGAGTGTCGCCACGCTAATGGCTATCCCAAAAGCTAAGGGGCTGTTTCACCGAGCGATTGTGCAAAGCGGAAGCAATCCAAAGCTCAACTCAGTAGCAACAGCGAGGCGGATCGCACGGCGATTGGCAGAGATCCTAGGCGTCGAGGCCAAATGGGATGTTATTCAGGCGATACCATCTGATCAGATCCTTCATGCTCAGGCCCAGCTGCGAGACGAACTGACCACGTGCCCTGACCCAGCTTTCTGGGGCGAAGTTGCGCTCAGCTTTATCCCGTGGGCTCCCACTATCGACGGGGATATTATCCCGGTACATCCAATCGATGCTATCCGTGCTGGCGCTTCAACGGATACTGACTTGCTCATTGGCTCCAACACTGAGGAAACACGTCTTTTCTTAGTCCCAGACGGTTCCATCGATCGCATTACGGAAGAGATGTTATCTATGATAGCAGGAATGTACGGCTTGGCACCAGAGGGCCTCGACGCGTATCGTGAGTTACATCCGGGAGTTAGTACTGGTGAGCTCTTCTCAGCGATCCAGACGGACTGGTTCTGGAGGATTCCCGCCATTCGCTTTGCCGACACCCATGAATTGGCGGCTCGATCTTTGACCTACATGTATGAATTCGCCTGGCAATCGCCTCAGATGGGCGGTCGCCTCGGCGCTTCACATTCCTTGGAGATACCCTTTGTCTTCGACACGCTCGGCCTCGGAACGGAGCCCCTTCTTGGCCCAGCTCCAATGCAAGAGCTCGCTGACACCATGCATCGGGCCTGGGTCGCATTTGCCACCACAGGAGATGTCGGGTGGCCAAAATATGATCCTAGACGCAGGTCAACTATGCATTTTGATACGGCATCGAGAACAGTGGACAACCCCCTTGATAAGAAGCTTAAGATCTGGGACAGCGTGCATTAG
- a CDS encoding hypothetical protein (EggNog:ENOG41), with protein MASYNEKLKGGDHELSLESGSGDIAATEAYTSSSDYGHGVLASLCRFEARMDKALGVESEAIVRKTEEDKRPVPWHEELNMALIWASGTMGISCFATGFLGWEFGLSLKQSLLIYIFASILGGSVSSYCATFGAATGLRQVSVSRYSFGWYPNKIIAFLNGIEQLGWASVATISGGLALTAVADGHISLVVGVIIIAIVSLAISFLGLKYILIYERYAWCIYFIVFMIIFGMVGPYADNKTPASSSGIDLSGNVLSLIAIVYGSSASWATMASDYYAHYPANTSRVKVWLLTTAGIGIPTAIGMTAGATVASSLNNVEAWKTAYEDPHQGLGFLIRDMLHPRGFAKLLLVLLSFSGINTNIMSLYSSAISFQQMATPCAKVPRFIWTLGNFVIVIILAIVGRQKLNTYLQDFLSLLGYWCTSYFVILFEEHTIFRKRNFDNYDLEGWNTRERLPHGIAASVAFLLGVVAWCMGMVETWFTGPLGKLIGTYGGDVANELTFVVTAIVYPVARYLELKYFGK; from the coding sequence ATGGCTTCTTAcaatgagaagctcaagggcgGGGACCACGAGCTGTCTCTCGAGTCAGGCAGCGGCGACATTGCGGCGACCGAAGCCTACACTTCATCATCTGACTACGGACATGGCGTCCTAGCAAGCCTCTGCCGCTTCGAGGCTCGCATGGACAAGGCTCTTGGCGTCGAGTCTGAAGCCATCGTACGCAAGACAGAAGAGGACAAACGACCTGTACCATGGCATGAGGAGCTCAACATGGCGCTGATTTGGGCCTCGGGTACAATGGGCATCAGCTGTTTCGCTACCGGGTTCTTGGGCTGGGAGTTTGGTCTAAGCTTGAAGCAGAGTCTGCTGATTTACATCTTTGCTTCTATCCTTGGTGGTTCAGTGTCGTCGTACTGCGCTACCTTTGGTGCGGCAACGGGTCTACGTCAGGTTTCTGTCTCGCGTTACAGCTTTGGATGGTACCCCAACAAGATCATTGCGTTCCTCAATGGTATTGAACAGCTGGGTTGGGCTTCTGTTGCTACAATCAGTGGAGGCCTGGCTCTTACCGCCGTCGCGGACGGTCACATATCTCTAGTGGTCGGCgttatcatcatcgccattgtTTCGCTCGCCATCAGCTTTTTGGGTCTCAAGTACATCCTGATCTACGAGCGTTATGCCTGGTGCATCTACTTCATCGTATTTATGATTATCTTTGGCATGGTGGGACCTTACGCCGACAACAAGACTCCTGCCTCTAGTTCAGGCATCGATCTCTCGGGCAACGTGCTTTCTTTAATTGCCATTGTTTATGGTAGCTCCGCATCGTGGGCGACCATGGCTTCAGACTACTATGCGCACTATCCAGCCAACACATCACGGGTGAAAGTTTGGCTCTTGACTACGGCTGGTATTGGTATCCCTACTGCGATCGGTATGACTGCTGGAGCTACGGTTGCCAGTTCACTCAACAATGTCGAAGCTTGGAAGACGGCATACGAAGATCCTCACCAaggtcttggcttcctcaTCAGAGACATGCTGCATCCTCGAGGTTTCGCCAAGTTGCTTCTGGTTCTGCTATCTTTCAgcggcatcaacaccaacatcatgtCCCTTTACTCATCAGCCATTTCATTCCAACAGATGGCCACACCGTGTGCCAAAGTTCCTCGCTTCATCTGGACACTTGGTAATTTCGTAATTGTCATCATTTTGGCCATCGTTGGTCGGCAAAAGCTCAACACCTATCTGCAGGATTTCCTGAGTCTGCTGGGTTATTGGTGCACTAGCTACTTCGTCATCCTTTTCGAGGAACACACAATCTTCCGCAAGCGTAACTTTGACAATTACGACCTTGAGGGCTGGAACACCAGGGAGAGGCTGCCTCATGGCATCGCTGCCTCCGTTGCTTTCCTTTTGGGTGTTGTTGCGTGGTGCATGGGAATGGTAGAGACCTGGTTTACCGGACCACTAGGCAAGTTGATTGGAACATATGGAGGCGATGTTGCAAATGAGTTGACCTTTGTGGTCACTGCCATCGTGTACCCAGTTGCTCGATACTTGGAACTGAAGTACTTTGGCAAGTAG
- a CDS encoding hypothetical protein (EggNog:ENOG41~CAZy:AA12), producing the protein MASIRLLATVTLLIVIASAQQCNLKTLKSSYQAPVTADGWNYSIIANELRRPRGILFDSEGALIVIDSGNGIIHFELDDEGGTCLQVKKKTTLLKKNNLNHGIALSKDGRTIYASSSDEVFAWSYDPSKVTLSESSAQTLVNNMTNGGHTSRTLLISQKHPDMLLVSRGSDGNDDAGAEDRDSGRSQIRAFNISSFSGNSDKKPYDYLDGEIIGWGLRNSVGVAEHPETGGIFSVENSADELHRDGKDIHKDNPGEEMNFHGYLNGSDDQGGNYGYPLCYTLWSTEDFPNLGDLKIGDQFPADRQADGDDATALTDEECKSDYVAPVLAFQAHTAPLDLKFDENGTRAYVSFHGSWNRDPPVGYKVSYVDFQDGKPASSSRSTNATTPIIYNKDLSKCPDDCFRPVGLAWDSKGRLWFSSDKTGEIFVLSHESGSGTSGGNGSESGAGSGDDDNDSASLQPGSAAFIITLAAFIVGGLLA; encoded by the exons ATGGCGTCCATCCGCCTCCTCGCCACCGTAAcgctcctcatcgtcatcgcttCGGCCCAACAATGTAACCTCAAGACCCTGAAGTCCTCTTATCAAGCGCCCGTTACCGCCGATGGCTGGAACTATAGTATCATCGCCAATGAGCTCAGACGACCTCGAGGTATTCTATTCGATAGCGAGGGTGCCCTGATTGTTATAGACTCTGGGAATGGAATAATCCATTTTGAGctcgatgatgaaggaggaacCTGCTTgcaagtcaagaagaagaccacTCTACTAAAGAAGAATAAT CTCAACCATGGCATCGCCCTCTCCAAAGATGGACGTACAATCTATGCTTCATCATCCGATGAGGTCTTCGCATGGTCCTATGACCCGTCTAAAGTCACTCTCAGCGAATCTTCCGCTCAGACTCTAGTCAACAATATGACTAACGGAGGCCACACTTCACGAACCCTACTTATCTCACAGAAACATCCAGACATGCTGCTCGTATCCCGCGGGAGCGATGGGAACGATGACGCAGGTGCCGAAGATCGTGACTCAGGCCGCTCTCAGATCCGcgccttcaacatctcatccTTCAGCGGCAATTCCGATAAAAAACCGTACGATTATCTTGACGGCGAGATTATCGGCTGGGGCCTTCGCAATTCCGTCGGCGTGGCAGAGCATCCTGAGACAGGTGGCATTTTCAGCGTTGAAAATTCCGCCGATGAACTTCATCGCGACGGCAAAGATATTCACAAGGACAACCCAGGCGAGGAGATGAACTTCCACGGTTATCTGAATGGCTCTGATGATCAGGGTGGCAACTATGGCTACCCTCTTTGTTATACGCTCTGGTCTACGGAAGACTTCCCTAATCTCGGCGATCTTAAGATAGGCGATCAGTTTCCAGCTGATCGCCAAGCAGACGGTGATGATGCTACCGCCCTTACTGATGAAGAATGCAAATCCGACTATGTTGCACCAGTACTAGCGTTCCAAGCGCACACTGCACCTCTAGATCTGAAGTTCGACGAGAATGGCACAAGAGCCTATGTATCTTTCCACGGAAGCT GGAACCGCGACCCGCCAGTTGGCTACAAAGTCTCCTACGTCGATTTCCAAGACGGCAAacctgcatcttcttcacgAAGTACAAATGCCACTACACCCATCATCTACAACAAAGATCTCTCAAAGTGTCCGGATGATTGCTTCCGCCCCGTTGGTCTGGCATGGGACTCTAAGGGTAGACTGTGGTTTAGTTCCGACAAGACAGGCGAGATCTTTGTGTTGAGCCACGAGAGCGGATCAGGTACGAGTGGCGGAAATGGATCTGAATCCGGCGCTGGcagtggcgatgatgataacGATTCCGCGTCTCTACAGCCTGGATCAGCTGCTTTTATCATCACTCTTGCTGCATTCATTGTAGGAGGCTTGCTTGCGTGA
- a CDS encoding hypothetical protein (EggNog:ENOG41): MLAKAVLLVTVACNAWASPYVVTNPEDLKNDWHSNDYTGTRGKDQMIHWQFTLEGHNAVPDPGDFSTFCKGVQNGELCGETCTKPGAFAKCKNEAYEARQWFNDYGTTVEVRRTTFPDAGKKVITSAMANITEQDVVGTVHYKLKFGGFQKQFIDTFNPPSTKI, from the coding sequence ATGCTCGCCAAAGCCGTCCTTCTCGTCACAGTCGCATGCAATGCATGGGCATCACCCTACGTCGTCACCAACCCAGAAGATCTAAAGAACGACTGGCACAGCAATGACTACACCGGAACCCGCGGCAAGGACCAGATGATCCATTGGCAGTTCACTCTCGAAGGCCACAACGCTGTCCCTGATCCAGGCGACTTTTCAACCTTCTGCAAAGGCGTACAGAACGGGGAGCTGTGCGGCGAAACTTGCACCAAGCCCGGGGCCTTTGCGAAATGCAAAAACGAAGCATACGAGGCGCGTCAGTGGTTCAACGATTATGGCACTACCGTTGAAGTGCGTCGCACTACGTTCCCTGATGCTGGGAAGAAGGTCATTACCAGTGCTATGGCCAACATCACTGAGCAAGACGTGGTTGGCACGGTGCATTACAAGCTGAAGTTTGGGGGTTTCCAGAAGCAATTCATTGACACATTCAATCCTCCGTCGACAAAGATTTAG
- a CDS encoding hypothetical protein (EggNog:ENOG41) codes for MRFLAILTFLKTSRALLVPSPPGPYDVAVKNFELVDTNRIDTFAPKTNAKRRLIVSAYLPIDTQYGCKDETVPYVPTLTAKAYGKVAETLGLPDNIVEDFEMKVCNILSVKPKRFHKPKKEYPVALFSPGYQGSRLVYGAMARSLASLGYIILTVDHTYEAFVVEFPDGTAATAAEFPDNMNSTYRQLEVRTKDESFVISQLCNHTLVEQVFRDFPGTFNPHKVAVYGHSFGGSTAAVTAQRDRRVIGGLNFDGPMYGSVVEQGLKRTPYILVGTNMTSDPVPGWNAFYKKIDAPKMEVVVKHTRHYAFTDVPLLLTEFKIPSESEAMVHEVFGTLSGRKVEKAANEIMVGFLDLVFKKNTKKLNAIGNNDGINVLQRDLA; via the exons ATGCGTTTTCTGGCTATTCTCACCTTTCTCAAGACCTCAAGGGCCCTGCTTGTACCTTCTCCGCCAGGCCCCTATGATGTCGCCGTCAAAAACTTTGAGCTAGTCGATACAAACCGTATCGACACCTTTGCCCCCAAAACCAATGCCAAGCGCCGTCTCATAGTCTCGGCCTACCTCCCTATCGACACCCAATACGGCTGTAAAGATGAGACTGTTCCGTATGTGCCTACCCTTACAGCAAAGGCCTATGGCAAGGTGGCTGAAACTCTTGGCCTGCCCGACAACATAGtcgaggactttgagatgAAGGTCTGCAATATCTTAAGTGTCAAGCCAAAGAGGTTCCACAAGCCGAAGAAGGAATATCCCGTCGCGCTTTTCTCACCAGGTTATCAAGGTTCAAGGCTTGTGTACGGGGCCATGGCAAGGTCACTTGCAAGTCTTGGGTATATCATTCTCACCGTGGACCATACTTATGAAGCCTTCGTGGTTGAGTTCCCTGATGGGACGGCTGCAACTGCTGCTGAGTTTCCGGATAACATGAACTCGACGTATCGACAGCTCGAG GTCCGAACTAAAGATGAGTCCTTTGTCATCTCTCAACTCTGCAACCATACGCTCGTGGAGCAGGTCTTCAGAGACTTCCCCGGTACCTTTAACCCTCACAAAGTTGCGGTATACGGGCATTCCTTCGGTGGATCAACTGCCGCCGTCACAGCCCAGCGTGACCGTCGTGTCATTGGAGGTCTCAACTTTGACGGTCCAATGTACGGTTCCGTAGTTGAACAAGGCCTGAAGCGCACGCCTTACATACTTGTTGGAACAAACATGACGTCTGATCCGGTTCCTGGTTGGAATGCATTCTACAAAAAGATCGACGCTCCCAagatggaggtggtggtgaagcACACGCGTCACTATGCATTCACAGATGTTCCGTTGCTTTTGACCGAGTTCAAGATTCCGTCCGAGTCAGAAGCTATGGTGCATGAGGTATTTGGGACACTTAGTGGaagaaaggttgagaaggcgGCGAATGAGATTATGGTGGGGTTCTTGGACCTGGTGTTCAAGAAAAataccaagaagctcaacgcTATCGGCAACAATGACGGTATCAATGTTCTTCAGCGTGATCTTGCATAA
- a CDS encoding hypothetical protein (EggNog:ENOG41) encodes MTNAVANSYASVTKDTGISGAASPTEWLLTTPGNINTNALQNFGQVSLDDEASIAKQLIKSFQGKAPLYSYWNACSQGGRQGLKLAQQYPSAYDRIIAAAPAINWAEFYINSIWPVFYMEPTQQLPHDCEPTAITQLRRRRLSQINPFRHVGKSFNCTSTKSELKISHAAASVANASWTGPRFSNCKSMYPGYDISSDLPTLAPTNCTGAVCKSGGEGSVEFSWKTFVKKDMTATLKNATGREFGTIYHHVKQIFTSNLETNEVELRGFRDAGGKMITYHGLVIYLAFKVRFQAKISQADPNISPGGTLRYYNKVSDFVGNITPFYKYYQVPALGH; translated from the exons ATGACCAACGCCGTGGCAAATAGCTATGCTTCTGTTACGAAGGATACTGGTATCTCAGGGGCTGCTAGCCCAACTGAATGGCTGTTGACAACTCCTGGGAATATCAACACGAACGCGCTGCAGAACTTTGGTCAAGTTTCACTGGATGACGAG GCTAGTATTGCGAAGCAGCTGATCAAAAGCTTCCAAGGCAAAGCTCCCTTGTATTCCTACTGGAATGCTTGCTCCCAAGGTGGCCGTCAAGGCCTCAAACTTGCTCAACAGTATCCTTCGGCGTACGATAGGATCATCGCAGCTGCTCCAGCAATCAACTGGGCCGAGTTCTATATCAATTCCATCTGGCCAGTATTCTACATGGAGCCTACTCAACAGTTACCCCACGACTGTGAGCCTACTGCTATTACTCAGCTT CGACGCCGACGCTTGTCGCAAATTAACCCTTTCAGACATGTTGGCAAGTCTTTTAActgcaccagcaccaagTCGGAGCTCAAGATCAGCCACGCAGCTGCTTCCGTCGCCAATGCCTCGTGGACCGGTCCCCGTTTCTCTAACTGCAAGTCAATGTACCCTGGCTACGATATCAGCAGCGATCTCCCCACGCTTGCCCCGACAAACTGTACCGGCGCGGTTTGCAAGAGTGGAGGCGAAGGCTCTGTCGAGTTTTCTTGGAAGACCTTTGTGAAGAAAGACATGACAGCGACACTGAAGAACGCCACTGGTCGCGAATTCGGTACTATCTACCATCACGTCAAGCAGATCTTTACTTCCAACCTCGAGACTAACGAGGTTGAGTTACGAGGCTTTAGAGATGCCGGAGGAAAGATGATTACTTATCATGGCCTGGTAATATATCTTGCATTCAAGGTCCGATTTCAAGCTAAGATTTCCCAGGCCGACCCGAACATCTCCCCTGGTGGCACGCTTCGGTATTACAACAAAGTATCGGACTTTGTAGGCAACATTACTCCTTTCTATAAGTACTACCAGGTACCTGCTCTCGGacactag